Proteins from a single region of Oryza brachyantha chromosome 6, ObraRS2, whole genome shotgun sequence:
- the LOC107304408 gene encoding GPI-anchored protein LLG1-like yields the protein MVLKNFVFLFFLLLSPPILSDGMLQVMSGGSMIRRNLLQTKKDCPVNFGTQNYSGITSSCKSPWPPDLCCPPFTEFACNFTQYLNDGSNSCAETMFSYLNLIGGYPPDLFASECRGDKDGLPCNVSGSSDQTGSGGSSGAHGSMPEMCSLVMTLTVSGLGMMMLLLC from the exons ATGGTTCTGAAGAACTTTGTGTTcttgttcttcctcctcttgtcTCCTCCCATCTTGTCCG ATGGGATGCTCCAGGTGATGAGTGGTGGATCGATGATAAGGAGGAACTTGCTGCAGACCAAGAAGG ACTGCCCCGTGAACTTCGGGACACAGAACTACTCGGGCATCACGAGCAGCTGCAAATCGCCATGGCCTCCCGACCTCTGCTGCCCGCCCTTCACGGAGTTCGCCTGCAACTTCACCCAGTATCTCAACGACGGGAGCAACAGCTGCGCGGAGACGATGTTCAGCTACCTGAACCTCATCGGAGGCTATCCGCCGGACCTGTTCGCCAGCGAGTGCCGAGGTGATAAAGATGGGCTACCTTGCAATGTCAGCGGCAGTTCTGACCAAACGGGCAGTGGAGGAAGCAGCGGCGCCCATGGGAGCATGCCAGAGATGTGCTCGCTGGTGATGACCTTAACTGTATCTGGACTCGGGATGATGATGCTATTGTTGTGCTGA